The following proteins come from a genomic window of Chryseobacterium glaciei:
- a CDS encoding DUF6576 domain-containing protein, translating into MNELLILGVILIVVLAFFNRIWIKNKFFPEKHTNYTMDDQFNSDKRDREKEIDYLLSKMGKNGVNDLSAKDRKRLDELSKK; encoded by the coding sequence ATGAACGAATTGTTAATTTTAGGGGTTATTCTTATTGTCGTATTAGCCTTTTTCAACAGAATTTGGATCAAAAACAAATTCTTTCCTGAGAAACACACAAACTATACGATGGATGATCAATTTAATTCCGATAAACGCGACAGGGAAAAAGAAATTGACTACCTTTTAAGCAAAATGGGCAAAAACGGAGTCAATGATTTGTCTGCTAAAGACAGAAAAAGATTAGACGAATTGTCTAAAAAGTAA
- a CDS encoding TraR/DksA family transcriptional regulator has product MSDERVRYNDSDLQEFKAIIKEKIEKAERDLQLIRESFINDQNNGTDDTSPTFKAFEEGAETLSKEQNSILAGRQEKFVRDLKNALIRIENKTYGVCRVTGKLIPKERLLAVPHATLSIEAKNMQK; this is encoded by the coding sequence ATGTCAGACGAAAGAGTAAGATATAATGATTCTGATTTACAAGAGTTTAAAGCAATCATTAAAGAAAAAATAGAGAAAGCTGAAAGGGATTTACAGCTGATCAGAGAAAGTTTCATCAACGACCAAAATAATGGGACAGATGACACTTCTCCAACATTCAAAGCTTTTGAAGAAGGAGCTGAGACACTAAGCAAAGAACAAAACTCTATTTTGGCAGGAAGACAGGAAAAATTCGTGCGCGATCTTAAGAATGCTTTAATCAGAATTGAGAATAAAACGTACGGTGTTTGCCGAGTAACAGGAAAGCTGATTCCTAAAGAAAGATTATTGGCGGTTCCTCATGCTACTTTAAGCATCGAAGCGAAAAATATGCAGAAATAA
- the ileS gene encoding isoleucine--tRNA ligase has translation MSQFKEYKNLNLIDVAENVAEFWKQNKTFNKSVEIREGKPEFVFYEGPPSANGMPGIHHVMARALKDIFCRYQTQNGKQVFRKAGWDTHGLPVELGVEKELGITKEDIGSKISIEDYNKACREAVMRYTDVWNNLTEKIGYWVDLEDPYITYKSKYMETVWWLLKQLYNKDLLYKGYTIQPYSPKAGTGLSSHEVNQPGAYRDVSDTTIVAQFKTLPDTLPSFLQGFGDVHFLAWTTTPWTLPSNTALTVGPKIDYVLVKTFNQYTFEPINIVLAKPLVGKQFGKKFSEGTDEDFANYTSESKVIPFKILAEFKGVDLVGIKYEQLLPYALPYQNPENAFRVISGDFVTTEDGTGIVHTAPTFGADDAKVAKEATPEVPPMLVLNENGNPVPLVDLQGKFTSQMGDFAGKYVKNEYYDAGTAPEKSVDVEIAIRLKEENKAFKVEKYVHSYPHSWRTDEPLLYYPLDSWFVKMTAVKDRLVDLNKGINWKPKSTGEGRFGNWLENVNDWNLSRSRYWGIPLPIWRTEDLKEEIIIGSVEELYNEIEKSIEAGLMTENPFKGFEIGNMSEENYSLVDLHKNIVDKIVLVSESGKAMNRESDLIDVWFDSGSMPYAQLHYPFENKELIDNNKAFPADFIAEGVDQTRGWFYTLHAIGTAVFDSVAYKNVMSNGLVLDKNGVKMSKSKGNGIDPFETLAVYGPDATRWYMVSNANPWENLKFDIEGIDETRRKFFGTLYNTYSFFALYANVDGFNYSEKEVENRPEIDRWILSELNLLIKEVKAFYEDYEPTRVARVINTFVNDNLSNWYVRLCRRRFWKGDYSDDKISAYQTLYTCLETVAKLSAPIAPFFMDQLYQDLNKVTGKENAESIHLTDFPVANESLIDQDLVEKTHLAQNITSMVFSLRKKENMKVRQPLQKVLIPVLDKKTEEQILAVSELIKQEVNVKELQLINAEEASHLIVKQIKPNFKTLGSRLGKDMKTVGGEITNLTAEQISGLEKEGKIDVQGYEITLSDVEISTKDIPGWTVTSDGKTTVALDLTLTDELKSEGIAREFINRIQNLRKEQNFELTDRINIFVEENSPFLNDIKKNEEYISSEVLSNKIEIVSSLPNFNEIEIDEVKFKINVEKN, from the coding sequence ATGAGCCAATTTAAAGAATACAAAAACCTCAACCTTATTGACGTAGCAGAGAATGTAGCGGAATTTTGGAAACAAAATAAAACCTTCAATAAGAGTGTTGAGATTCGTGAGGGGAAACCTGAGTTTGTTTTTTATGAAGGTCCGCCTTCAGCAAACGGTATGCCCGGAATTCACCACGTTATGGCTAGAGCGTTAAAGGATATTTTCTGTCGTTATCAAACTCAAAACGGGAAACAGGTTTTCCGTAAGGCGGGTTGGGATACACACGGACTTCCGGTAGAGCTTGGTGTGGAAAAAGAATTAGGAATCACTAAAGAAGATATTGGCTCAAAAATTTCTATTGAAGATTACAACAAAGCGTGTCGTGAAGCGGTTATGCGTTACACCGATGTTTGGAATAATCTTACCGAGAAAATCGGATATTGGGTAGACCTTGAAGATCCGTATATCACGTATAAGTCAAAATATATGGAGACAGTTTGGTGGTTGTTGAAGCAATTGTACAACAAAGATTTATTGTACAAAGGTTACACGATCCAACCTTATTCTCCAAAAGCGGGAACTGGACTTTCTTCCCATGAAGTTAATCAGCCCGGAGCTTACCGTGATGTGTCTGACACAACAATTGTTGCACAATTCAAGACACTTCCTGATACATTACCTTCATTCTTACAAGGTTTTGGAGATGTACATTTCTTAGCTTGGACGACAACTCCTTGGACGTTGCCTTCGAATACTGCTTTGACTGTCGGTCCAAAAATCGATTATGTTTTAGTTAAAACTTTCAATCAATACACTTTTGAACCAATCAATATTGTTTTGGCTAAACCTTTGGTTGGAAAACAATTCGGAAAGAAATTCAGTGAAGGAACAGACGAAGATTTCGCCAATTACACTTCAGAAAGCAAAGTTATTCCTTTCAAAATTCTAGCAGAATTCAAAGGTGTTGATTTGGTTGGAATTAAATATGAGCAGTTATTGCCTTACGCTCTACCTTACCAAAACCCAGAAAATGCTTTCAGAGTAATTTCAGGAGATTTCGTAACGACAGAGGACGGAACAGGTATCGTTCATACGGCGCCGACTTTTGGTGCTGATGATGCGAAAGTAGCGAAAGAAGCTACCCCTGAAGTTCCGCCAATGTTGGTTTTAAACGAGAACGGAAATCCGGTTCCATTAGTAGATTTACAAGGAAAATTTACTTCGCAAATGGGAGATTTTGCAGGTAAATATGTTAAAAACGAATATTATGATGCAGGAACAGCACCCGAAAAGTCTGTTGATGTTGAAATTGCGATTCGTTTAAAAGAAGAAAATAAAGCTTTTAAAGTTGAAAAATACGTTCACAGTTACCCACACAGTTGGAGAACTGATGAGCCATTATTATATTATCCATTGGATTCTTGGTTTGTAAAAATGACTGCTGTAAAAGACAGATTAGTAGATTTAAACAAAGGAATCAACTGGAAACCAAAATCAACTGGAGAAGGACGTTTCGGTAACTGGTTAGAAAATGTAAATGACTGGAACTTATCCCGTTCAAGGTATTGGGGAATTCCGTTGCCGATCTGGAGAACTGAAGATTTGAAAGAAGAAATCATCATCGGTTCCGTAGAAGAATTATACAACGAGATCGAAAAATCTATCGAAGCAGGATTGATGACAGAAAACCCGTTCAAAGGTTTTGAAATCGGAAATATGTCTGAAGAAAATTATTCTTTGGTTGATCTACACAAAAATATCGTTGATAAAATTGTTTTAGTTTCAGAATCAGGAAAAGCGATGAACCGTGAGAGTGATTTGATCGACGTTTGGTTTGATTCAGGATCGATGCCTTATGCACAGCTGCATTATCCTTTTGAGAATAAAGAATTAATTGACAATAATAAAGCATTCCCAGCAGATTTTATTGCGGAAGGTGTTGACCAGACTCGTGGTTGGTTCTACACGCTTCATGCGATCGGAACTGCCGTTTTTGATTCAGTTGCTTATAAAAATGTAATGAGTAACGGACTTGTTTTGGATAAAAACGGGGTAAAAATGTCAAAATCTAAAGGAAATGGAATTGATCCGTTTGAAACATTAGCAGTTTACGGACCGGATGCTACACGTTGGTACATGGTTTCAAATGCGAATCCGTGGGAAAACCTGAAATTCGATATCGAAGGAATTGATGAAACGAGAAGAAAATTCTTCGGAACGCTTTACAATACGTATTCATTCTTTGCTTTGTATGCGAATGTTGACGGATTTAATTATTCTGAAAAAGAGGTTGAAAATCGTCCGGAAATCGACAGATGGATTTTGTCTGAATTAAACTTATTAATCAAAGAAGTAAAAGCATTCTACGAAGATTACGAACCGACAAGAGTAGCAAGAGTCATTAATACTTTTGTAAATGATAATTTAAGTAACTGGTACGTAAGATTATGCAGAAGACGTTTCTGGAAAGGAGATTATTCAGACGATAAGATCTCAGCTTACCAGACTTTATATACATGTTTGGAAACAGTTGCAAAATTATCTGCGCCAATCGCTCCGTTCTTTATGGATCAATTGTATCAGGATTTAAATAAAGTAACAGGAAAAGAAAACGCGGAATCTATTCACTTAACAGATTTCCCTGTTGCTAATGAAAGTTTAATCGATCAAGATTTGGTTGAAAAAACACACTTGGCGCAAAATATTACGAGTATGGTTTTCTCTTTGAGAAAGAAAGAAAACATGAAAGTTCGTCAGCCATTACAAAAAGTGTTGATTCCTGTTTTAGACAAGAAAACTGAAGAGCAGATCTTAGCAGTTTCAGAGTTAATTAAACAAGAAGTAAATGTTAAAGAATTACAGTTGATAAATGCTGAAGAAGCATCACATTTAATTGTAAAACAGATAAAACCAAACTTTAAAACATTAGGTTCGAGACTTGGAAAAGATATGAAAACAGTTGGAGGAGAAATTACAAATCTTACTGCTGAACAAATTTCAGGTTTAGAAAAAGAAGGAAAAATAGACGTTCAAGGTTACGAAATTACGCTATCAGATGTTGAAATTTCAACAAAAGATATTCCAGGATGGACAGTAACTTCTGACGGGAAAACAACTGTGGCATTAGATTTGACGCTAACAGATGAGTTAAAATCTGAAGGGATTGCAAGAGAATTTATCAACAGAATTCAAAACCTTAGAAAAGAGCAGAATTTTGAATTAACAGACAGGATAAACATCTTTGTGGAAGAAAATTCACCTTTCTTAAATGATATTAAGAAAAATGAAGAATATATTTCATCAGAGGTCTTGTCAAATAAAATAGAAATTGTATCTTCACTTCCAAATTTTAACGAAATCGAAATAGATGAGGTTAAATTTAAGATAAATGTTGAAAAAAATTAA
- a CDS encoding M23 family metallopeptidase has protein sequence MKTFSRLIFIVCFLIGMMTQAQNNYPQNYFRNPLNISINLAANFGAVRSNHFHMGLDIRTNSQENLPVVAAADGYVSRIKVERYGFGNAVYITHPNGYTTVYAHLNKYFDKLDEFVKGQQYKDEKWERDIIFSPNQFPVTKGQLIALSGNTGGSAGPHLHFEIRDTKTEECLNPLLFGFNIPDNIAPIISGLYWYDRRFSTYEPGGNGIAVKKAGSVYTSNVIQVTSPQISFAIKAVDKANQGFNLGIYDAELLIDGKLVYSFKIDKIHYNDTRYINGCIDYTKFVRDKMSIQHLSNLSGMKLQNYSSGSDGIINLQDNDVHDIEIILKDVNGNTSRLTTKVQLNNSSEKVSSNNKTVVPNESKTIKTENAEINLSKNAVYDAVNFNMYEKSDAEAVSNAIVLNNPYIPIHDYFTLKIKPNRKLTNEEKDKTVVELNYGSDKNIIKAKWNGDWAEGQFNRLGTARLLLDNSLPSVSSSWKEGAIVTVGSFRLKGTTKIGDIESFRAELDGKWLRFARIKDDFVYVFDEKCPKGSGSHTLKMTTINTAGNMNMQSFTFQR, from the coding sequence ATGAAAACCTTTTCCAGACTAATATTTATTGTTTGTTTTCTTATCGGAATGATGACTCAAGCTCAGAATAATTATCCTCAAAACTATTTTCGGAATCCTTTAAATATTTCCATCAATTTGGCTGCTAATTTCGGAGCAGTTCGCTCTAATCATTTTCATATGGGATTGGATATCCGAACCAATAGTCAGGAAAATTTACCTGTTGTTGCGGCGGCAGATGGTTACGTCAGCCGAATAAAAGTTGAACGTTACGGTTTTGGAAATGCAGTGTACATCACTCATCCGAATGGCTACACAACAGTTTATGCGCATTTGAATAAATATTTTGATAAACTCGATGAATTTGTAAAAGGGCAGCAATACAAAGACGAAAAATGGGAACGGGATATCATTTTTTCTCCAAATCAGTTTCCTGTGACTAAAGGTCAATTAATTGCTTTAAGCGGAAATACAGGAGGTTCAGCAGGGCCGCATTTACATTTTGAAATCAGAGATACAAAAACGGAAGAATGTCTTAATCCTTTGCTTTTTGGATTTAATATTCCAGACAATATTGCACCAATCATTAGTGGATTATATTGGTATGACAGGCGTTTCAGTACTTATGAACCTGGCGGGAACGGAATTGCTGTGAAAAAAGCTGGAAGTGTTTATACCTCAAATGTCATTCAGGTAACTTCTCCGCAGATCAGTTTTGCGATAAAAGCGGTGGATAAAGCGAATCAAGGTTTTAATTTAGGGATTTATGATGCAGAATTATTAATTGATGGGAAATTAGTTTACAGTTTTAAAATCGACAAGATACATTACAATGATACCCGTTATATCAATGGTTGTATAGATTATACAAAATTTGTTCGTGATAAGATGAGTATTCAACATTTATCAAATTTATCAGGAATGAAACTGCAAAATTACAGTTCTGGATCAGATGGAATTATCAATCTTCAAGACAATGATGTTCACGATATTGAAATAATTTTAAAAGATGTCAACGGAAATACAAGCCGATTAACAACAAAAGTTCAATTGAATAATTCGTCGGAAAAAGTTTCATCAAATAATAAAACGGTCGTTCCCAATGAATCAAAAACGATTAAAACAGAAAATGCAGAAATTAATCTAAGTAAAAATGCAGTTTATGATGCCGTAAATTTTAATATGTATGAAAAATCGGATGCTGAAGCAGTTTCAAATGCAATTGTTTTAAATAATCCATACATTCCAATTCATGATTATTTTACATTAAAAATTAAACCCAACAGAAAATTAACCAACGAAGAAAAAGACAAAACAGTTGTAGAACTCAATTACGGAAGCGATAAGAATATCATCAAAGCAAAATGGAATGGTGATTGGGCTGAAGGGCAATTTAACAGATTAGGAACAGCAAGATTATTGCTCGATAATAGTTTGCCATCTGTTTCTTCAAGTTGGAAAGAGGGAGCAATCGTCACAGTTGGTTCTTTCCGATTAAAAGGAACAACAAAAATCGGCGACATCGAATCTTTCCGTGCGGAATTGGATGGAAAATGGCTTCGTTTTGCAAGAATAAAAGATGATTTTGTCTACGTTTTTGATGAAAAATGCCCAAAGGGTTCAGGTTCTCACACATTGAAAATGACAACTATAAATACAGCAGGGAATATGAATATGCAAAGTTTTACTTTTCAGAGATAA
- a CDS encoding phenylacetate--CoA ligase family protein, with the protein MEFYPSIEKSDIQEIKKFQEQKLQELLVYLENNSPFYQKLFKENNINIVDIQTLEDLQKIPTTTKNDIQQNNDDFFCITPDKIVDYSTTSGTLGDPVTFGLSDNDLERLAYNEAISFVCAGIQKGDVVQMITTIDKRFMAGLAYFLGLRKMGASVVRMGPGIPELQWDSIFRYKPKYLITVPSFLLKMIDYAEKHGIDYRNSSVYGAVCIGESIKNQDFTDNILSQKIKEKWNIKLFSTYASTEMSTAFTECEHQIGGHQHPELIITEILDDAGNVVQEGESGELTITTLGVEALPLLRFKTGDIVKAHYEPCKCGRNTMRLGPVVGRKQQMIKYKGTTLYPPAMNDILNDFNSILCYQIVIQSNEIGLDEIIIKISTNSKSENFVNEVRDHFRAKLRVSPKIEIIDFDILSKTVFNPNSRKPITFIDLR; encoded by the coding sequence TTGGAATTCTATCCATCAATCGAAAAATCAGATATTCAGGAAATAAAAAAGTTTCAGGAGCAAAAGCTTCAGGAACTTTTGGTTTATCTTGAAAACAATTCGCCTTTTTATCAAAAATTATTCAAAGAAAACAATATCAATATTGTTGATATTCAGACGTTGGAAGATTTACAAAAAATCCCGACCACGACAAAAAACGATATTCAGCAGAATAACGATGATTTTTTCTGCATCACGCCCGATAAAATTGTGGATTACAGCACAACTTCAGGAACGTTGGGTGATCCTGTAACTTTCGGATTGTCAGATAATGACCTTGAAAGACTGGCTTACAATGAAGCAATATCTTTTGTGTGTGCAGGAATTCAGAAAGGAGATGTTGTGCAAATGATTACAACGATTGACAAAAGATTCATGGCCGGACTTGCTTATTTTTTAGGATTAAGAAAAATGGGAGCAAGTGTTGTCAGAATGGGCCCAGGAATTCCAGAGCTTCAATGGGATTCAATTTTTAGATACAAACCAAAATATCTGATCACTGTTCCGTCATTTCTATTAAAAATGATAGATTATGCTGAAAAACATGGAATTGATTATAGAAATTCCAGTGTTTATGGTGCGGTTTGTATCGGTGAAAGTATCAAGAATCAGGATTTTACGGATAATATTCTTTCACAAAAGATCAAAGAAAAATGGAATATTAAATTATTTTCAACCTACGCTTCCACAGAGATGAGCACAGCTTTTACAGAGTGTGAGCATCAAATCGGAGGACATCAACATCCTGAATTAATCATCACAGAAATTCTTGATGACGCTGGAAATGTCGTTCAGGAGGGAGAAAGTGGAGAATTAACGATTACAACTTTAGGCGTAGAAGCTCTTCCGTTGTTGAGGTTTAAAACCGGAGATATTGTAAAAGCACATTACGAACCCTGCAAATGTGGAAGAAATACGATGAGACTCGGTCCGGTTGTCGGAAGAAAACAGCAGATGATCAAATATAAAGGAACAACCTTGTATCCTCCTGCGATGAATGATATTCTGAATGATTTCAATAGTATTTTGTGTTATCAGATCGTTATTCAGTCGAATGAAATTGGTTTGGATGAAATTATCATTAAAATAAGCACAAACAGCAAATCTGAAAATTTCGTCAATGAAGTGAGAGATCATTTCCGTGCAAAATTGAGGGTAAGTCCGAAAATTGAGATCATAGATTTTGATATTTTGTCTAAAACAGTTTTTAATCCAAATAGCAGAAAGCCGATTACATTTATAGATTTAAGATAA
- a CDS encoding NAD(P)/FAD-dependent oxidoreductase translates to MSKEFVDVLVIGAGPSGCVSSSYLKKNNINVKVVEKTKFPRLVVGESLIPRVMDHFDEAGLFPALDKMGFEKKLGARFLRGDEVCIFDFSDKFGEGWDWTWQVPRADFDNTLAQEVINKGIDLEFETEVIGIEFNGTDSITTVKNKEGETKEIHAKFVIDSSGYGRVLPRLLDLEKPSKLSPHSAIFAHVEDINREEGTEGTLISFDIIETEVWLWVIPFSNGNTSVGIVGPTEYIDQLSENGDVAEALRKAISLSDYYVKRFGNVDFLFEPRHLKDYSCSVKKLFGDGFALTGNASEFLDPVFSSGMAFATEGGMTAAKLALRQLNGEKVDWQKEFADYILYGVDVFTTYVKEWYTGNLQELFFHQPENPDVKKKICAVLAGYVWNKDNPFVKKHDTVIKNLANLIKMEKQQEQS, encoded by the coding sequence ATGAGCAAAGAATTTGTTGATGTTCTCGTAATCGGTGCTGGACCTTCCGGATGCGTATCTTCTTCATACTTAAAGAAGAACAATATCAACGTAAAAGTTGTCGAAAAAACAAAATTTCCGAGATTGGTTGTGGGCGAAAGCTTAATTCCGAGAGTGATGGATCATTTTGATGAAGCGGGACTTTTTCCTGCCTTAGATAAAATGGGCTTCGAGAAAAAATTGGGAGCGCGTTTTTTGAGAGGTGACGAAGTTTGCATCTTTGATTTCAGTGATAAATTCGGTGAGGGCTGGGACTGGACCTGGCAGGTTCCGAGAGCTGATTTTGATAATACTTTAGCCCAAGAAGTCATCAATAAAGGAATCGACCTTGAATTTGAAACGGAAGTTATCGGTATTGAATTCAATGGAACAGATTCTATCACAACCGTTAAAAATAAAGAGGGTGAAACGAAGGAAATTCATGCAAAATTTGTGATCGACTCCAGCGGTTACGGAAGAGTTTTACCGAGACTTTTAGATTTAGAAAAACCATCAAAATTATCTCCGCATTCAGCGATTTTTGCTCATGTTGAAGATATCAACAGAGAAGAAGGAACGGAGGGAACATTGATTTCTTTTGATATTATTGAAACCGAAGTTTGGCTTTGGGTAATTCCTTTTTCGAATGGAAATACTAGTGTAGGAATTGTTGGTCCGACTGAATATATTGATCAATTATCCGAAAACGGAGACGTTGCAGAAGCATTAAGAAAAGCAATTTCGCTTTCAGATTATTATGTAAAACGTTTCGGAAATGTAGATTTTCTTTTTGAACCAAGACATTTGAAAGACTATTCTTGTTCGGTTAAAAAATTATTCGGAGACGGATTTGCGTTGACAGGAAATGCCTCAGAATTCCTTGATCCTGTTTTCTCATCGGGAATGGCTTTTGCAACGGAAGGAGGAATGACTGCCGCAAAACTGGCTTTAAGACAGCTAAATGGCGAAAAAGTTGACTGGCAAAAAGAATTTGCTGATTATATCTTATACGGCGTTGATGTTTTCACAACCTACGTGAAAGAATGGTACACCGGAAATCTGCAGGAATTATTCTTCCATCAACCGGAAAATCCTGATGTTAAGAAGAAAATTTGCGCGGTTTTGGCAGGATATGTCTGGAATAAAGACAATCCTTTCGTGAAGAAACACGACACAGTAATAAAAAATCTTGCGAACCTTATCAAAATGGAGAAGCAGCAAGAACAATCATAA
- a CDS encoding HAL/PAL/TAL family ammonia-lyase yields MKINSFLELKDFQDIVVNNEKIELDDTLLARVDASFQFLKEFSRNKVIYGVNTGFGPMAQFKISDEDTHQLQYNLIRSHSSGIGNALPPQEVKACMLARLNTLSLGNSGVHYSVVNLLKELINRDVTPLIFEHGGVGASGDLVQLAHLALVLIGEGEVFYKGERKSTKEVFQIEGLEPIKVEIREGLALMNGTSVMSGIGIVNAYKTNQLTEISIKLSCAINEIVQAYDDHLSEALNGTKLHAGQQKIAKRMRAHLSDSKLIRKREDHLYTHFEEQEKVFKEKVQEYYSLRCVPQILGPVLDTLEYTEKVLENEINSANDNPIIDVEGQHVYHGGNFHGDYISLEMDKLKIVVTKLTMLAERQLNYLLNSKINEILPPFVNLGKLGFNFGMQGVQFTATSTTAESQMLSNSMYVHSIPNNNDNQDIVSMGTNAAVICRKVIENAFEVLAIEAITIIQAIEYLDFKDKVSTSTKELYDEIRKIIPAFSDDMVMYPYLEKVKQYLKK; encoded by the coding sequence ATGAAAATAAATAGCTTTTTAGAACTGAAAGATTTTCAGGATATCGTCGTAAATAATGAAAAAATAGAACTGGATGATACACTTTTAGCCAGAGTGGATGCGAGTTTTCAGTTTTTGAAAGAATTTTCTAGGAATAAAGTGATATATGGTGTCAATACTGGTTTTGGGCCAATGGCTCAATTTAAGATCAGCGACGAAGATACTCACCAACTACAATATAATTTAATTAGAAGTCACTCTTCAGGTATTGGAAATGCTCTTCCTCCGCAAGAGGTGAAAGCTTGCATGTTGGCAAGATTGAATACTTTATCGCTTGGAAATTCTGGTGTTCATTATTCGGTAGTTAATTTACTTAAAGAATTAATAAACAGAGATGTTACACCGTTGATTTTCGAACACGGAGGAGTAGGCGCAAGTGGCGATTTAGTCCAATTGGCGCACTTGGCTTTAGTTTTAATCGGAGAAGGAGAGGTTTTCTATAAAGGCGAAAGAAAATCCACAAAAGAAGTTTTTCAAATTGAAGGATTGGAGCCGATAAAAGTGGAGATCCGTGAAGGTCTTGCTTTAATGAACGGAACTTCCGTGATGTCAGGAATTGGGATTGTTAATGCTTATAAAACCAATCAATTAACTGAGATTTCCATTAAATTATCTTGTGCGATCAATGAAATCGTTCAGGCTTACGACGATCATTTATCGGAAGCTTTAAATGGAACAAAACTTCATGCAGGCCAGCAAAAAATTGCAAAAAGAATGCGTGCGCATTTGTCTGACAGTAAATTAATTAGAAAAAGAGAAGATCACTTATATACTCATTTTGAAGAGCAGGAAAAGGTTTTCAAGGAAAAAGTTCAGGAATATTATTCGTTAAGATGTGTTCCGCAGATTTTGGGACCTGTTTTAGATACGTTGGAATATACGGAGAAAGTTCTTGAAAATGAGATTAATTCAGCGAATGACAATCCAATTATAGACGTTGAAGGTCAGCATGTTTATCACGGTGGAAATTTCCACGGAGATTATATTTCTTTAGAAATGGATAAACTTAAAATTGTGGTTACAAAACTGACAATGCTAGCTGAAAGACAATTAAATTATCTTTTAAACTCAAAAATCAACGAAATTTTGCCTCCTTTTGTAAATTTAGGTAAATTAGGCTTTAATTTCGGGATGCAGGGCGTTCAGTTCACAGCGACTTCCACAACAGCAGAAAGTCAGATGTTATCAAATTCTATGTACGTTCATAGTATTCCTAATAACAATGATAATCAGGATATTGTAAGCATGGGAACCAACGCTGCGGTGATTTGCAGAAAAGTGATTGAAAATGCTTTCGAAGTATTGGCGATTGAAGCGATCACGATCATTCAAGCGATTGAATATCTTGATTTTAAAGATAAAGTTTCAACATCAACAAAAGAGTTATACGATGAAATAAGAAAGATCATTCCAGCGTTTTCAGATGATATGGTGATGTATCCATATTTGGAGAAAGTGAAGCAATATTTAAAAAAATAA
- the fabG gene encoding 3-oxoacyl-ACP reductase FabG, producing MKCAIVTGGSRGIGRAICIKLAEEKNYHILINYTSNEAAAKETLAKVEELGSTGEILKFDVGNSEETLKVLGEWQEKNADSIVEVIVNNAGITRDGLFMWMQSEDWNAVINTSLNGFFNVTNFFIQKLLRNKYGRIINMVSVSGVKGTAGQTNYSAAKGALVGVTKALAQEVAKRNITVNAVAPGFIRTDMTQDFNENELKAMIPANRFGEAEEVADLVAFLASRKSSYITGEVININGGIYS from the coding sequence ATGAAATGTGCAATTGTAACAGGAGGCTCTAGAGGAATAGGAAGAGCAATCTGTATAAAACTGGCAGAAGAAAAAAACTATCATATCTTAATCAACTACACTTCAAACGAAGCTGCAGCAAAGGAAACTTTAGCTAAAGTTGAAGAGCTTGGATCTACCGGAGAAATTCTGAAATTCGATGTAGGAAATTCGGAAGAAACTTTAAAAGTTTTGGGAGAATGGCAGGAAAAAAATGCCGATTCAATAGTTGAAGTAATTGTAAATAATGCCGGAATAACAAGAGACGGATTATTCATGTGGATGCAGAGTGAAGACTGGAACGCTGTGATTAACACGAGTTTAAATGGTTTTTTCAACGTGACAAATTTCTTTATTCAAAAATTGTTGCGTAATAAATACGGCAGAATTATCAATATGGTTTCTGTTTCCGGAGTAAAAGGAACGGCAGGTCAGACGAACTATTCTGCAGCAAAAGGCGCTTTAGTCGGAGTTACAAAAGCTCTTGCTCAGGAAGTGGCAAAAAGAAATATCACTGTAAATGCAGTCGCACCAGGGTTTATCAGAACAGATATGACTCAAGATTTTAATGAAAATGAATTGAAAGCAATGATTCCAGCCAACCGATTTGGTGAAGCTGAGGAAGTTGCAGATCTTGTTGCATTCTTAGCTTCGAGAAAATCTTCGTACATTACAGGAGAGGTGATCAATATTAATGGTGGAATTTACTCATAA